The uncultured Cohaesibacter sp. genome segment CATGATGATGGTGGTGAAGTAAAGCCCCCAGACCGATGGCAGGAAGCCGGTGATGGCCACCCCGACGCCGAGGGTTAGCAGGGCCAGCAGGGCAAAGGTCTGCTCTCGCACCAGCAACAAAAGGAAAATGGCGGTGAAGGCCAGAAAGCCCGGAATTTCGCGGATCGATTGCTGAATGCCTATTTCGCGGCCGGTAAAGCCAACCTCGTTGACTGCGAAATTGTTGAGCAGGGTCCACCAGCTGGCAAAGGAAAGCTGCATTGCTGCGCTCATCAGCATCAGCATGACAAAGGGCGTGCGCCATTTGCTGTTGGTCGGATTGCTCACATTCATGGTCGAGGCCTTCATCTCAATTCACAAGAGGCCTGAAGCTATCAGGTGAGTGACTGATTGGTCAAATGACAATGATTTGTGGAGGTGATGGGAAGCATTGATGAATGGGAGCTAAGCCAATCAGGGTAATCTAAGCAGGAAGCCGCCTATTCCTTTGGTTTTTTCTCTTAATGAGGTGTAATCATCAGACCCCAGTTTATAGGAATGTCGCTCATTTGAACGGGGGGCATTGCGGTGAAGGTCATCAAGGCTGATCAGCTTGACCATTTGCAAGGTCTGTTCGTGCTTTGATGGCGCATGCAATTCTGCTGGCATAGTAAAGGTAAGGGACACGTTGGAGGCGGTCCAGGGGGGCAGATCGGTGCTTTGCTCCCATTCTTTGATTGAGTAGCTCGTTGATAGTCCGACGATGGTCATAGGCCTTTGCTACCTTCCCTTTCGTGGTTTGACCGCTCATTGCGCCGATATATGAAAGCGCATATCTATGGGGACGCTTGTTATCGCATCAATGCTCGCATGGCGTCATCAATGCCTTCGAGCGTAAGGGGGAACATCCGCTCCGCCATCAGCTCCTTAATCATGCCGATGGAATAGGTATAGTCCCAATGGCGCTCGGGTGTCGGGTTCAGCCAGACCACCTTGTCATAGATATCTTTTATGCGCGTCAGCCAGACATGACCTGCTTCTTTGTTCCAATGCTCCACCGAACCGCCGGGGTGGGAGACTTCATAAGGGGACATGGCGGCATCGCCGACGAAAATGATCTTGTAGTCCGCGCCGAATTTATGCAGCACGTCCCATGTGGGGATCTTTTCACTGTGGCGGCGGCTATTGTCTTTCCAGACATATTCGTAGAGACAATTGTGGAAGTAGAAATATTCCAGATGCTTGAATTCGGTATGGGCGGCAGAGAATAGCTCTTCGCAGATCTTGACGTGATTGTCCATGGAGCCGCCGACATCGAAAAACAGCAGAACCTTCACCGCATTGTGGCGCTCGGGTCGCATCTTGATGTCGAGATAGCCTTTATGGGCGGTGTTGCGGATCGTGCCATGCAGGTCCAATTCGTCGGCGCTGCCGGTTCGGGCAAACTGGCGCAGGCGGCGCAAGGCCACCTTGAGATTGCGGGTCCCAAGCTCGACGCTGCCGTCCAGATCCTTGAATTCGCGCTTGTCCCAGACCTTGACCGCGCGGCGATGACGGCTTTCATGTTGGCCAATGCGGAC includes the following:
- a CDS encoding VWA domain-containing protein is translated as MFIHFFAELRAAKVPVSLREYLMLMEAMEADLAESRVEDFYYLSRASLVKDETNLDKFDQVFSATFKGLESLSDAVEQADIPEEWLKKLAEKFLTDEEKAEIEALGGFDKLMETLQQRLAEQKDRHQGGNKWIGTAGTSPFGAYGYNPEGVRIGQHESRHRRAVKVWDKREFKDLDGSVELGTRNLKVALRRLRQFARTGSADELDLHGTIRNTAHKGYLDIKMRPERHNAVKVLLFFDVGGSMDNHVKICEELFSAAHTEFKHLEYFYFHNCLYEYVWKDNSRRHSEKIPTWDVLHKFGADYKIIFVGDAAMSPYEVSHPGGSVEHWNKEAGHVWLTRIKDIYDKVVWLNPTPERHWDYTYSIGMIKELMAERMFPLTLEGIDDAMRALMR